In Aedes albopictus strain Foshan chromosome 3, AalbF5, whole genome shotgun sequence, the following are encoded in one genomic region:
- the LOC134291039 gene encoding uncharacterized protein K02A2.6-like has protein sequence MGTVFLPKRPAPFTIEAELDRLQSLDIITPVEYSPWAAPIVAVKKPGGKVRICADYSTGLNAALEPNHYPLPVPDDIISKLNGCRYFSIIDHSDAYLQVEVDDDSKQLLTINTHRGLFRFNRLAPGVKSAPGAFQQLMNSTIADLEGVESFLDDVLVFSKTQEEHHKYLAALFQRLQAFGFVLRDEKCYLLQLQIKYLAHIVDAEGLHPAPSKVEAIVKMPPPKDVTGLRSFLGAVNFYASVINTHSIICHQYTLNVNTVKVIQFYSFTLRLVFTTLLKKDAKFTWSPECQKSFERFKEVLQSDLLLTHYDPALEIIVAADASQYGIEANYGQIEKEGLALVFAVTKFHRMLLGRKFTLQTDHQPLLWIFGGKKGIPVHTANRLQRWALTFLCYNFETEYVSTPKFGYADVLSRLIDSHVKPDEDFIIASIQLEDDVEVLLQEAISSLPVTFKSVQEATSRFPFLKQVIQYIQRGWPSNVDSITSTAVRPFFAHRDALSVVKGCIMKSNRLVIPASFYQRILKQLHRGHPGMECMKTVARSLVYWPRIDDDIADYVKRKNGVQHFRISSYHPQSYGQAEMFVDTLKRSLRKINEGENISETLQTFLQQMLGRNIKTVLDLLHHDQPKPVVHNHRQDEQFNRKHGAVPREFKKGDEVYAKVYTSNTKWQWASA, from the exons ATGGGAACCGTTTTCTTGCCGAAGAGACCAGCTCCGTTCACGATTGAAGCTGAACTGGACCGCCTCCAGTCCCTGGACATCATCACGCCAGTGGAATATTCGCCATGGGCTGCTCCAATTGTCGCAGTGAAGAAACCCGGAGGAAAAGTGCGAATCTGTGCCGACTACTCAACCGGACTCAACGCTGCCTTGGAACCCAACCACTACCCACTGCCGGTCCCAGATGACATCATTAGCAAGCTCAACGGTTGCCGGTATTTCAGCATCATTGACCACAGTGATGCTTACCTTCAAGTGGAGGTTGACGACGACTCCAAGCAACTTCTCACAATCAACACGCATCGAGGTCTCTTTCGCTTCAACCGGCTCGCACCTGGTGTGAAATCCGCACCGGGGGCCTTCCAGCAGCTAATGAACAGCACGATTGCCGACCTCGAAGGAGTGGAATCGTTCCTGGATGACGTCCTGGTGTTCAGCAAAACTCAAGAAGAGCACCACAAGTACCTCGCCGCTCTATTCCAACGACTTCAAGCATTTGGTTTCGTTCTGCGCGATGAAAAATGCTACCTTCTTCAGTTGCAGATCAAATACCTCGCCCACATCGTAGATGCCGAAGGACTCCATCCCGCTCCGTCCAAGGTGGAAGCAATCGTCAAGATGCCACCTCCCAAGGATGTCACGGGTCTGCGCTCGTTCCTCGGTGCTGTAAATTTCTATG Catctgtcatcaatacacactcaat CatctgtcatcaatacacactcaatgtaaacaccGTAAAAGTGATTCAATTTTACTCATTTACTCTTCGCCTCGTATTCACTACACTGCTGAAGAAGGATGCGAAGTTCACGTGGTCCCCCGAGTGCCAGAAGTCATTCGAGCGATTCAAGGAAGTGCTACAGTCGGATCTGCTACTCACGCACTACGATCCGGCATTGGAAATCATCGTTGCGGCCGACGCGTCACAATATGGAATAG AGGCAAATTATGGACAGATCGAAAAGGAAGGTCTTGCATTGGTGTTCGCCGTGACAAAATTCCATCGCATGCTGCTCGGACGAAAGTTCACCCTCCAGACAGATCACCAGCCACTTTTGTGGATTTTCGGTGGCAAAAAGGGAATTCCGGTCCATACGGCAAACCGCCTCCAACGATGGGCACTGACGTTTctgtgctacaactttgaaaCCGAATATGTCTCCACACCGAAATTTGGATACGCCGACGTACTCTCTCGTCTAATCGACAGCCACGTCAAACCCGACGAGGATTTCATCATCGCTTCCATTCAACTCGAAGATGACGTCGAGGTACTGCTTCAAGAAGCCATCAGCTCGCTACCGGTAACATTCAAGTCGGTGCAAGAAGCTACGTCCCGGTTCCCGTTTCTCAAGCAAGTGATCCAGTACATTCAGCGTGGATGGCCCTCCAACGTGGACAGCATCACCAGCACAGCAGTTCGGCCATTCTTCGCCCACCGAGACGCCCTGTCGGTGGTAAAGGGCTGCATCATGAAGTCCAACCGTCTGGTGATTCCGGCAAGCTTCTACCAACGAATTCTCAAGCAACTCCATAGAGGACATCCGGGAATGGAGTGTATGAAAACTGTTGCACGTAGCCTCGTGTACTGGCCAAGGATAGACGACGACATTGCTGACTATGTCAAGAG GAAGAACGGCGTTCAGCATTTCCGTATCTCGTCGTACCATCCGCAGTCCTATGGCCAAGCGGAAATGTTTGTGGACACCTTGAAGAGGTCGTTACGCAAAATCAACGAGGGGGAGAACATCTCCGAAACGCTCCAGACTTTCCTCCAG CAGATGCTTGGTCGGAACATCAAGACAGTTCTGGATCTCCTACACCACGATCAACCTAAGCCCGTGGTCCACAATCATCGCCAGGACGAGCAGTTCAATCGCAAACATGGTGCGGTTCCACGCGAATTCAAGAAAGGTGACGAGGTCTACGCCAAGGTCTACACGAGCAACACGAAGTGGCAGTGGGCTTCCGCGTAA
- the LOC109427057 gene encoding uncharacterized protein LOC109427057, whose translation MGLIGTIDPYVQGTSFSHYVEQMEYIFSSNDIQEVKKKDIFLSLCGVTVFHELKRLYPATDLKTVSYADIIKKLKERYDKVESDIVMRFKFRCRVQGPSESNENFLLDVKLLAETCDFGEFRDSAIRDQLVYGVYDKNLQQRLLDEENLTLKVAERILKTKEVAANSSQAINRTSEVHSVKERLGWKGDRIETRGYRERVGAERGRERNRHERSYDNRRLQKSYTNYRSRSRSQTKGRYSNFICHYCNIRGHIQKNCYKFLNKSKNATGNPVKFLEAENEDNLHDYFKRLRKDYDSDADSDCHRSTSSHGPQGADKAHQED comes from the exons ATGGGACTTATCGGTACCATTGACCCGTATGTACAGGGTACATCGTTTTCCCATTATGTTGAACAAATGGAATACATTTTTTCAAGCAATGACATCCAGGAAGTTAAGAAAAAGGACATCTTTTTGAGCTTGTGTGGGGTTACGGTATTCCATGAACTAAAGCGTCTGTATCCTGCTACGGACCTTAAAACTGTATCATATGCCGACATTATAAAGAAACTCAAAGAGAGGTACGATAAGGTAGAATCAGACATTGTGATGCGTTTTAAATTTCGATGCCGCGTTCAGGGACCGAGTGAAAGTAATGAAAATTTTTTACTTGACGTCAAGTTACTGGCCGAGACCTGTGATTTTGGTGAGTTTAGGGATTCCGCGATTAGGGATCAGCTAGTATATGGTGTATACGATAAAAACTTACAACAAAGGTTGTTGGATGAAGAAAATTTGACCCTAAAGGTGGCGGAACGGATTCTGAAGACAAAAGAGGTAGCAGCGAATAGTTCCCAGGCGATCAATAGAACTAGCGAGGTGCATTCAGTTAAAGAAAGGCTTGGTTGGAAAGGTGATAGGATTGAAACAAGAGGTTACCGAGAAAGAGTTGGTGCGGAAAGAGGAAGAGAGAGGAATCGTCACGAAAGAAGCTATGATAATAGGCGTTTACAGAAGTCTTATACGAACTATAGGTCTCGGTCCCGATCGCAAACCAAGGGACGCTATTCTAATTTCATTTGCCATTATTGCAATATTAGGGGACATATCCAAAAGAATTGttataaatttctgaataaatcgaaAAATGCGACAGGAAATCCGGTGAAATTTTTAGAGGCGGAAAATGAGGATAATCTCCATGACTATTTCAAGCGGCTGAGGAAGGACTACGATAGCGACGCAGATTCAG ATTGCCATCGGAGCACATCTTCTCACGGCCCACAGGGGGCAGATAAAGCTCATCAAGAAGACTGA